The following are encoded together in the Fundulus heteroclitus isolate FHET01 chromosome 19, MU-UCD_Fhet_4.1, whole genome shotgun sequence genome:
- the calm1a gene encoding calmodulin-1a, translating into MADQLTEEQIAEFKEAFSLFDKDGDGTITTKELGTVMRSLGQNPTEAELQDMINEVDADGNGTIDFPEFLTMMARKMKDTDSEEEIREAFRVFDKDGNGYISAAELRHVMTNLGEKLTDEEVDEMIREADIDGDGQVNYEEFVQMMTAK; encoded by the exons ATG GCTGACCAACTAACAGAAGAGCAGATCGCTG AGTTCAAGGAGGCCTTCTCCTTGTTTGACAAAGATGGAGACGGCACCATCACCACCAAAGAGCTGGGCACCGTCATGAGGTCACTGGGTCAGAACCCGACTGAAGCTGAACTCCAGGACATGATCAATGAGGTGGACGCCGATG GCAACGGGACCATCGACTTCCCCGAGTTCCTGACGATGATGGCACGGAAGATGAAGGACACGGACAGCGAGGAGGAGATCAGAGAGGCCTTCAGAGTGTTTGACAAG GACGGCAACGGATACATCAGCGCGGCGGAGCTTCGTCACGTCATGACCAACCTGGGAGAGAAGCTGACGGACGAAGAAGTGGACGAGATGATCAGAGAAGCCGACATCGATGGCGACGGACAGGTCAACTATGAAG